TGGCCTCTCCGGCACAGGCAAGACAACCCTTTCTGCCGATCCAAACCGCACGCTGATCGGCGATGACGAGCACGGCTGGTCAGATCGCGGCACGTTCAATTTCGAAGGCGGCTGCTATGCCAAGACGATCAATCTTGATCCCGAGGCAGAACCCGAGATTTACGCCACAACCGAGAAATTCGGCACCGTGATCGAGAACATGGTCTATGACGAAGAGACGCTGGACCTAGACTTTGCCGATGACAGCCTGACAGCCAACATGCGCTGCGCTTATCCGATGCACTACATCTCAAACGCATCGGAAACCGCTCTTGGCGGGCATCCCAAGAACATCATCATGCTGACCTGTGATGCCTTTGGTGTGCTGCCTCCCATCGCGCGGCTGACCCCGGCTCAGGCGATGTATCACTTCCTCAGCGGCTTCACCGCCAAGGTGGCCGGAACCGAGCGGGGCCTGACCGAGCCGGAGCCGACATTCTCGACCTGCTTTGGCGCGCCCTTTATGCCGCGTCGTCCTGAGGTTTATGGCAACCTGCTGCGCGAGAAAATCGCCAAGCATGGCGCAACCTGCTGGCTGGTGAACACAGGCTGGACTGGTGGCGCTTATGGTACAGGCCAGCGGATGCCGATCAAGGCGACACGTGCCCTGCTGACCGCCGCTCTGGATGGCTCGCTGAGCAAGGTGGAGTTCCGCAAGGATCCCAACTTTGGCTTTGACGTTCCCGTGGACGTGCCGGGCGTGCCCGAGGTTCTGCTCGACCCGCGCCGCACATGGGGCGACACCGAAGGCTATGACGCGCAGGCCGAAAAGCTGGTGAAGATGTTTGCCGACAACTTTGAGCAATACCTGCCGCATATCGACGACGATGTGAAAGCGGCAGCGATCGGGTAACCTGAGCTCCAATAGAATATGCAGCACGAGCCCGCGCCTCCCAACGGAGCGCGGGCTTTTTCATGGTTTGAGGCGTATTCTGGCTAAAAAAGGTTAACGGCCTTTGTTTTCCAAGGATTACGACGTCGGTATCGTGTCGGTATCACGTCGGTATTGCGTCGGTGCGGGGTCAGTAAAGGGCGAAAGTTAACCGTGCGCACAGTGGGTTTGGCACTTACTAAGGATTTGGATCGATGGTTTGGGGCGTGTGATGCTCGGGACGTGCTGGGCAATCAGAACTGCTTAGAGAAAAGGCGGCAGAACAAAGAAACGGCAGCATGTCGACTATGCGGACGAAGCTGCCTTTCATGCAGCTACCAAAATTTCCAGAAAGGTTTTGTTTGAATGCCTTTATTCGTGGCTTTTTCCGGCGCCGCTTGAGGCGAGCCTCTGAAGGAATCTTCACCGAAGTATCCAGCAAAAGAACCGCCGTTTTTTAGAACTCCCAGGCAAGCATCTGGGCAGTTTGCCAAACTTTCTGCGTGCCTAACTGCAACCTTGAGATGGCGAGAATCTGGTTCAAATGGATCAGTTGAGATCAAGGCGATTACACCCGAATTCTCGAAAATCTGAATGCCTCCAAGATGCTTAACTACCGAAAAACTCGATGTCATTTCTTGTAACCAAGCTTGGCTATTCGGCGCCGAAACAGTCGCGCTGGCAAACGTCCGATACATGAAGTGTGAAGAGTGGATGAGCGCGAACTCAGACAAACTTCCTGCCACCAAACCTGCAGGAAGAAACGTCGTTTCCGACGCGTGGTAGTCTAGAATAAAACCAACAACTTCAGGATTGTGCTCATGCCAGTGTTCCCTTTCTATTGCCCAGATGAAATCTCCTTCGCACTGCCATAGGAACCCTATGGCGTCATGCCGTGGCACGTTTTCAAGTTTTGCATAATCTCGCAACGCGCCTGCTAGTTCAGAATCCTGAAGAGTCTGAACTAGCTTTGTCCATTCTCGTACTGAAACCGAATTTGTCGAGAAACCTGTCGGCAAGCTCGTTGAATTCGCAGGTATCGGGCAATCGTGCCAAAAGGAAAAATATTTCTGAATGGCAGCCCATTCTGAGGCAAGAGAACCATCCAAGCACTCAAAGCATGTATTGCCTGTCAACTGCATAACTCTCTCTAACTCAGTCAGAAATGTTCCTGCAATCTCAATTTCTGCATTCAGTCTTTGCAAAGATTGACCCAGCGTTAAGAGCAGGTCCGCTTTGGGCTCAAACCTGCCAATAAGCCTACTTCACCCCGGCAGCGACCCATCCAGCACGTAGCGCAATATCTCGACCACCTGCCCCGGCTCGCGCGCCACAGCCAAAGCTGCCGCGTCGACCTCTTTGAGCGCATGATCATGCTCGGGCGGTTGCAGGATGATGAGCGACTTGCCCAAGGCGCTGGCATAGCCTGCATCAAAGGCCGCGTTCCATTGTTTGTACTTGTCGCCAAAGCGCACCACGACCACGTCGGCATCGGCAATCCCCTTACGGGTGCGAATGGCGTTGACCATGGCCCCTTTGTGGTCGTGCCAGTACTTGTTTTCTTCCGCACCCAGGATGGCCACACCGCAATCGTCAGAGGCCGCGTGATCCGTAACGGGCGCGCTGAACACCACATCCAGCCCTTTAGCGCCTGCGATGATCTGCTCGCGCCAATCGGTGTGAATTTCACCTGACAAATAAACGTTCAGCATGGGCCGGTCTCCTCCGTTTTCTAGCGCTTAACCTGCGGCGGCGGCAAAGAAAAGCAAGTCAGGTCGAGTGGGCGACGACAAAATGATTTGGCGGGCGCACCGGGTAGTTGCCGGTCTCGACGATGCGAAAGCCCGCTGTGGTGATTTCCTGGTCCATATCATCACGGCTGAGAAATCGTACGAACGGGGCTTTGCCCAGCCATTGCATGATCGGAATAGCGCGTTTCAAAAGACCAAACTTAAACCCAAGGTCGCGCTCGCCAATGCAGGGGGTTTTGGAGATAAAGACACCGCCTGGTTTCAGCAGGTGTTGCACCCGCGCATAGACCTGGTGCGTGTCCGGCACCAAGTGCAGAAGATTGAGCGCGATCACCGCGTCAAAGCTGCCGGCCTCAAATACAGGATCAAAGACATCGGCCACGCGGAACTCCACATTGTCCGGCACAGTACGCAAATGCGCTTGCGCGATCATGCCTTCGGAAAAGTCTGTTGCAATATAGGTTTTGACATCAGCCGCCAACCGCTCGGCTGTCCCACCTGTGCCGCAGCCGAGTTCCAGCACGCGTGCGTCGGGGGGCAGATGTGCCCGAATACGGTTCAGGGTTTGCTCATAGGCTTCCATATCCGAGATCGGCCGGGCGGCGTATTTTTCAGCGAGTTTTGTCCAGAATTTGGAATCAGGGTGCATTGCATCTCTCCTTTGCCATGCCCTATAAATCCGCATGAATTCAGACTGAATTGGCGAAAATTGCAGGATTGTCATGCAAAAACGTATAGAAAAGCCGTTTGACTGGTCGCGGCTTCGGGCATTTCTGGCCACGGCGCAGACCGGATCGCTCTCTGCGGCGGCCCGGTCGCTTGGGTTGACCCAACCCACGCTTGGCCGTCAGGTCAGCGCCCTGGAAGAAGAGCTTGGCCTGACCCTGTTTGAGCGCAGTGGCCGTGCCTTGCAGTTAACTGACGCCGGACAGGACCTTTTGGCTGATGCAAAGGCCATGGGGGATGCGGCCAATCGTATTGCCCTTATTGCCGAAGGACGGGCACATTCCCTGGAGGGGGTGGTGCGTGTCACGGCCTCGGATATGAGCAGCACTTATGTCTTGCCCGATATCCTCGTGCGTTTGCGAAGCATGGCCCCGCGCCTGCGGGTAGACGTCATCGCCGCAAACGACATCCGCGATATTCTGGCGCGCGAGGCGGATATCGCCATCCGGCATGTGAGGCCAACCGAGCCGGACCTGATTGCCCGGCTGATCGCCGATGCGCCCGCGCATCTCTATGCGTCCAGAGACTATCTGAACGCACGCGGCACCCCTGTGAGCGCCGATTACCTGAGCACGCATGACTTTGTCAGTATGGGCGATGACGAGCGTCTTATCGCAGCGTTGCAAGAATGGGGCATCTCGATTGATGCGGCCCAGTTCACCACAAGTTCAGCCAATGGCAGCACCGCCTGGGCGCTGGCACGCAAGGGGTTCGGAATTGTCCCGATGTCAGATGATATCGCTCGCGATTTTCCCGACATGGTGCGCCTGCTGGAGGGGGCGGCAGACATCACCTTTCCGGTTTGGTTGGTGACGCATCGCGATTTGCACACCAGCCGGAGGATCCGGCTGGTGTTTGATTTGTTGGCCGACATGCTGAAAGAGCGCATGGTCTAAACCGTGTCAATTCGACCATCCCTTTGGTCGAAATCCATCTGCCAAAAGAGCGGCGCATCTTTCGGCAGGGTCTTGGTCAGTTTCTTGGGCAGATGCCGCAAGAAACCCGGACGCACACGGGTCGGTGCGAAACAGAAGGATCGCGGTAAGCTGGTGTAAAGCGACCGAGGTGGCGCAACGCCATGGATGCGTTTGAGGAGTTTTCCCGGCGTTGGCTGATGCATCCACACCCGTTCTACCCCAAGCCCATCGCGCAACAGCATGAGCGCCGCCAGAAGCATCGCGCGGCTCCAGATCTTGCCGTAACGATCCACAAGCCCGCTTTCATACCGCTCCATCTGCGCTAGCGCGCGGCTGCGCGGGGCATTGTCGCGCAAGGCCGCAACCTCATCACCTGCGTTGCGCAACCAATCGGTTTGTACCTCCTCGACCAGCGCCTCACGCGCCTCAAGGTCAATATCCAGACGTGCCCAGGCCAGCGTCGGTCGGCCTGAGGTGCGGATGGGATGTCCATCCCATTCAAAATCCTTGCGCGCGCCCTCTTGCAGATAGCGCCCCATCAGAGCTGCATGATCACTGGGAAAGCCCATTTGAACCACCAGGTTGGCGTTCTGGCGCGTGGTCTGGTCATACCAACGCCGCCTGTCGCCCCAGATATCGAAGCTCAGACAAAAATCGTGCCAGGTCTCGCCAAACACCGCCTCAACCCCGGCCGTAGCGACGGGGCCGAGTGTGACGCGCCCCATGGTCTGGTCGGCATAAGCCACCGCCAGCACATCATCGCGGTGCAGCACACCACCACACCGCGCGACCAACGCACGCAACGCGGGCCGGTCCAAAAGCTTGCCAAACGGGGTTTTGCGCAATGCGCCGACGCGCGCAGTCTCCGGCATGCACGCCGCCAGAACCCACGCGCTTTCGCGGTCGGCAAAATAGGGAAAAATCATTTCTTTGGGCAAACGCTGCCCAATCAGTTTCACGTCTTGAGGGGTCATGGACCATCTCCACAAGCGTTAACAACGCGCCTGTTGAAGCGTCCACAGGCAACTTACATCCGTCCTCCGACGGCTCCGATGGGGGTTTGTTGAACAAGCATTTCATTGTCCTCATTCGGGTTCAGTTGCGTAACACCGTGATTAGAAAAGGGCCTGATTCGCCTCAAGCCCTTTTGAGAGTCAGAGATCGGGCCTGTGACCCAAAGGGCACGTCACCCTCTGAGCACCCCGCCCGTGGCCTTCACCACTTTCTCGACAATCTTGGCAGAAACCGCCTCGATATCGGCGTCTTTCAACGTCGTCTCAGACGGTTGCAGGCGCACGGTGATGGCCAGGCTCTTCTTGCCGTCGCCAAGACTGCCACCAATGAACTCATCAAAGACACGCACATCCTCGATCAGGGCCTTGTCCGCTCCGGCGGCGGCGTTGACCAGCGTCAACGCCTCAACATCCGTGTCCACGACGAAGGCAAAGTCACGTTCCACCGCTTGCAGGTCGCTGATTTGCATCGCCCCACGGCTTGCGCCTGCATTGCGCGGCATGGGAATTTCCTGTGGCCAGAGGGTGAAACCCACAGCCGGGCCTTTGACATCCATCTCGCGCAGCACTTTGGGGTGCAACTCGCCAAAGACACCCAAGGCCTTCTTTGGCCCAAGGCAGATCATGCCGTGCCGACCCGGATGCCACCATTCACGCGCGCCACGCAGGATTTGCACCTTGGCAGGTGCACCCAGCGCAGACAGCACGGCTTCGGCATCTGCCTTCGCATCATAAAGGTCAACAGGACGGGACGCGCCGTGCACATCTTTGGGTCCAGTTCGACCGACAAGAAGACCACAGACCTGCAAATGCTGTTCTTCAGGCTCTCCACCATGGAACGCATGACCCACTTCAAAAAGCGCCAGATCCATTGCACCGCGCGCCTGATTGCGCGCCGCTGCCTGCAACAGGCCGGGAAGGAGCGCCGGGCGCATATGGCTCATCTCGGAACTGATTGGATTGGCGAGCATAGTGGCATCAGAGCCGCCGCCAAAGAGCGTCGCGCTGGCCTGATCAATAAAGCTGTACGTGACGCATTCATTGTAACCCAGAGCCGCCGCCGTGCGACGCGCGGTGCGCTCTCGCTTTTGCGCAGGGCTTAGAATGGCTTTCGGCACGCCAGCCTGCGCGCGCGACATCGGCTTACCCTCCAGCTTGGTCAGCGAGGCAATGCGCGCCACTTCTTCCACAAGATCCGCTTCACCCAGAATATCAGGCCGCCAGCTGGGCACATGCGCCATATTACCTTCCAGCTTGAAGCCAAGGCGTGTGAGCGTCTGACGCTGTTCCGCTTCGGGGATGTCCATACCTACGAGCGACTGGACCCGCGCCGCATCAAGCCGATAGGCCCGGCTGACATCCGGTATGTCACCGGCCACAACGACATTCGACGGCTCACCGCCACAGAGATCAAGGATCATCTGCGTGGCAAGCTCGTGGCCTTCCATGTTGAACGCAGGATCAATGCCGCGCTCATTGCGATAGCGCGCATCGGAATTGATCTTGAGTGCACGGCCGGTATGGGCGATCTGGATATGGTCCCATACGGCGGCTTCGAGAAACACATTGGTGGTCTCTTCGGTACAGCCCGTCTCCAGACCGCCCATGATGCCGCCGATGCTTTCAATGCCGTCGTCATCGGAAATCACCACTTGCCCCGCGCTGAACGTGTATTCTTTTTCGTCCAGCCCAACGAGCGTCTCACCGCCTTCGGCGCGGTGCACCCGCAGGTTGCCTTTGACCTTGTCCGCATCAAAGACATGCAAGGGGCGGTTGCGGTCATAGGTGAAGAAGTTGGTGATATCGACCAGCGCCGAGATGGGGCGTAGTCCAATGGTGCGCAAGCGGTCCTGAAGCCACTGGGGGCTGGGGACGTTTTTCACGTTGCGAATGAGACGACCGGCAAAGACAAAACAGCCGTTTTCGCACGTATCCTCATCAATCGTCACGGTGATCGGGCATGGGAATTGCCCCTCAACCTTGGCGGATGGGGCCTCGTTCATTGTGCCCAAACCACGGGCCGCCAAATCAAGCGCAATCCCCCGCACACCCAAGGCATCGGGGCGGTTCGGCGTGATGGCAATGTCGATGACAGGGTCAACCTTGACCGGATCGTTGTCCGCCAGCCAGTCAATGAACCGTTCACCGATCTCGCCAGACGGCAGCTCGATGATGCCATCATGCTCCTCCGAAAGCTCCATCTCGCGCTCTGAGCACATCATGCCAAAGCTCTCGATGCCACGAATCTTGCCCACGCCGATGGTGGTATCAATGCCCGGCACATAGACCCCCGGCTTGGCAATCACCACGGTGATACCCTCGCGCGCATTGGGCGCACCGCAGATGATCTGTGTCTCGCCCTCGTCGGTCATCACCTGACACACACGCAGGCGATCCGCATCCGGGTGTTGCTCGGCTTTCAGCACCTTGCCGATGGTAAACTCGCTCAACCGCTCGCCCGGATTGATGATCTCTTCAACCTCCAGCCCAAGATCGGTCAGCGCGTCGGCAATCTCTGCCACGCTCGCATCGGTCTCAAGATGGTCTTTCAGCCAAGACAGGGTGAACTTCATCGGCTCTTATCCACAAATTTCAGTCACGTCCCGCGCGCTTTACCGGAATAGCGCTGCGCATAAAAGAGGGCTGTGGGTCTCAAGCTTCTTTCTTGTCAAAAATACCCATTTTCAAACGCCCATTAGCCCGCGCCGCACAAGGTTCAATCCGCCAATGACGAGCACGGCCAGTGTCAGCTTGCGAAAAAGGGCCTGATCAATCCGGTCCTGAATGGAAAACCCGATCCAAAGACCGAGAAGCGCCGGCGGAATGAGCATCAGCGAAAAAGGCACCGTTTGGGCGTTCAACACGCCGGAAAAAAGGTGCGCCATCACCAATAGCACCGCGCCGACACCGTATATTACGCCCTGCACGCGCATCTGTTCGGTCTTTTCGGTGTTCATCGCCGTCAGCATGATCGCCGTTGGCGGCCCCCAGACACCGGAAATACCACCAAAGAACCCTGCGACGGCCCCAATACCCGCCTCGATCCGTTTGCCGGGATTGGGTGGCAGCGCCAGTGGGCGGCCCATGAGCGCGAAAGCGGAATAGATCACCACCGGCACGCCGATAATCAGGAGCATCGCCGCCTCGGGGATCACAGGGACAAGCTGGGCTGAGCCGAGCATGAAAAACACCCCTGCCAGAAGAAAAACCCGGAACTTCCACACAGACCCCAAGGCCGCGACCACGCCGTTGCGCAGGGCCTGCCATCCGTTGGACACCAGTGTTGGCAGGATCAGGGCGGCCAGCGCTATTTCAGGTGAAATGAAGGTGCTAAGCCCTGAGATCACCACCATCGGCATGGCAAAACCCACCACGCCTTTCACAATGCCGCCCAAAACGGCAATGCAAAAGGCAAAGACAAGCAGGAACGCCCAATCCGGGCCAAGCAAAATCTCCATAGGCCGTTGGTATCACTTTTCCCAGCCTCCGCACGGGTTAGTTTCATGATATTATACGTCGACTCGGGCCCGGCGGACCCCATAGCCGCGACAGGTTGGCGCAATATTAAACCATTTGCTGTGCCGCATAAGCAAAATAGTTGCGCTGCACCTGCGAAATAGCTAGGACAGTCCGACCGAGTACAGGGAGTGTGATTCATGGCGCATGATGGACAAGACGTAATGGCATCCAAAGCAATACTCATTGACGATCTTCTGACTTTGACCGGTGCCGCCGTCGCTCCGGCAGAGGCCATTTTGGAAAAGGCCAAGTCGGCTCTGAAGGCGCTTGTTGCGGTCGATGGCCGTGTCTCATCCCACGCCGTTGAAGAAAATCAGACCGCGACTCACGGGCTTGCCTGGCTGGCCACCTATGTCGAGTCGCTACGCCAAATGCAAAACTGGGCTACACGACTGCAGGCCGATGGCAAGTTTGGCGAAGTTGAGCAGTTGATCCACCAGATCGCCTTTGGCGAATATCTCTGGCAGATCTACGGCGGCATCCCGATGAACCAGGGCGAGGTGCTGCGCCTTCAGGACATTGGCCTGAGCCAGGAAGACATGGGCGTGCTGATGACGCCTGAGGTCATGACGCTCACGCAGACCGCCAACACACAGGCCGCGCGCATCCGTCTCGTGGAACTGATGCAGGAGCGTGCGGCTGAGATCACTGTTGGCACATCCGGGCTTGAGGAAGAGCTGGAGATGATCCGCGAACAGTTCCGGCGATACGCGGTCGAAAACGTCATCCCGCATGCCCATGAATGGCACCTCAGGGACGAGTTGATCCCCATGGAGGTGATCAACGAACTGGCCGAAATGGGTGTCTTTGGCCTCACTATCCCCGAAGAATTTGGTGGCTTTGGCCTCTCCAAAGCGTCCATGTGCGTTGTCTCCGAAGAACTCAGCCGTGGCTATATCGGCGTGGGGTCGCTTGGTACGCGCTCCGAGATTGCCGCCGAGCTGATCATCGCGGGCGGCACCGATGAGCAAAAGCAAAAATGGCTACCGCGTCTGGCCTCGGGTGAAACCTTGCCGACGGCTGTTTTCACCGAACCCAACACAGGCTCCGACCTTGGATCACTCAAGACCCGTGCCAAACAGGACGACAATGGTGATTGGATTCTGAATGGTAACAAGACCTGGATCACCCACGCAGCGCGCACCCATGTGATGACCGTGCTGGCGCGCACTGTTCCAGGCACAGAGGACTACAAGGGCCTCAGCATGTTCCTGGCCGAAAAGACCCCTGGCACCGATGACGCGCCCTGGCAAGACCCGGGCATCTCAGGCGGCGAGATCGAGGTTCTGGGTTATCGCGGCATGAAGGAATACACACTGAACTTTGACGATTTCAAAGTGAAGGGTGAGAATCTTTTGGGCGGCGAAGAGGGCAAAGGCTTCAAGCAGCTCATGGAGACGTTTGAAAGTGCGCGTATCCAGACCGCCGCGCGCGCGATTGGTGTCGCCGCCTCCGCGCTTGATCTGGGCATGCAATATGCTCAGGATCGC
This DNA window, taken from Roseovarius sp. S88, encodes the following:
- a CDS encoding YtoQ family protein encodes the protein MLNVYLSGEIHTDWREQIIAGAKGLDVVFSAPVTDHAASDDCGVAILGAEENKYWHDHKGAMVNAIRTRKGIADADVVVVRFGDKYKQWNAAFDAGYASALGKSLIILQPPEHDHALKEVDAAALAVAREPGQVVEILRYVLDGSLPG
- a CDS encoding sulfite exporter TauE/SafE family protein gives rise to the protein MEILLGPDWAFLLVFAFCIAVLGGIVKGVVGFAMPMVVISGLSTFISPEIALAALILPTLVSNGWQALRNGVVAALGSVWKFRVFLLAGVFFMLGSAQLVPVIPEAAMLLIIGVPVVIYSAFALMGRPLALPPNPGKRIEAGIGAVAGFFGGISGVWGPPTAIMLTAMNTEKTEQMRVQGVIYGVGAVLLVMAHLFSGVLNAQTVPFSLMLIPPALLGLWIGFSIQDRIDQALFRKLTLAVLVIGGLNLVRRGLMGV
- a CDS encoding acyl-CoA dehydrogenase family protein, which translates into the protein MAHDGQDVMASKAILIDDLLTLTGAAVAPAEAILEKAKSALKALVAVDGRVSSHAVEENQTATHGLAWLATYVESLRQMQNWATRLQADGKFGEVEQLIHQIAFGEYLWQIYGGIPMNQGEVLRLQDIGLSQEDMGVLMTPEVMTLTQTANTQAARIRLVELMQERAAEITVGTSGLEEELEMIREQFRRYAVENVIPHAHEWHLRDELIPMEVINELAEMGVFGLTIPEEFGGFGLSKASMCVVSEELSRGYIGVGSLGTRSEIAAELIIAGGTDEQKQKWLPRLASGETLPTAVFTEPNTGSDLGSLKTRAKQDDNGDWILNGNKTWITHAARTHVMTVLARTVPGTEDYKGLSMFLAEKTPGTDDAPWQDPGISGGEIEVLGYRGMKEYTLNFDDFKVKGENLLGGEEGKGFKQLMETFESARIQTAARAIGVAASALDLGMQYAQDRKQFGKSLIEFPRVANKLAMMAVEIMIARQLTYFSAFEKDEGRRCDVEAGMAKLLGARVAWAAADNALQIHGGNGFALEYAISRVLCDARILNIFEGAAEIQAQVIARRILG
- a CDS encoding LysR family transcriptional regulator produces the protein MQKRIEKPFDWSRLRAFLATAQTGSLSAAARSLGLTQPTLGRQVSALEEELGLTLFERSGRALQLTDAGQDLLADAKAMGDAANRIALIAEGRAHSLEGVVRVTASDMSSTYVLPDILVRLRSMAPRLRVDVIAANDIRDILAREADIAIRHVRPTEPDLIARLIADAPAHLYASRDYLNARGTPVSADYLSTHDFVSMGDDERLIAALQEWGISIDAAQFTTSSANGSTAWALARKGFGIVPMSDDIARDFPDMVRLLEGAADITFPVWLVTHRDLHTSRRIRLVFDLLADMLKERMV
- a CDS encoding phosphoenolpyruvate carboxykinase, which codes for MTIGRVNPKFRLEDQGIEGLGDVHYNLIEPALIELALRNGEGRLGRGGTFLVSTGKFTGRSPKDKHVVKTDSVADSIWWDNNAAMDPAAFDRLYDDMIAHMKGRDYYVQDLVGGADPSHSINMRMVTELAWHGLFIRHMLRRPEREALDRFVADFTVINCPSFKADPEKHGCRSDTVIAMNFDRKLILIGNTEYAGENKKSVFTLLNYLLPEKGIMPMHCSANHAKGNPVDTAIFFGLSGTGKTTLSADPNRTLIGDDEHGWSDRGTFNFEGGCYAKTINLDPEAEPEIYATTEKFGTVIENMVYDEETLDLDFADDSLTANMRCAYPMHYISNASETALGGHPKNIIMLTCDAFGVLPPIARLTPAQAMYHFLSGFTAKVAGTERGLTEPEPTFSTCFGAPFMPRRPEVYGNLLREKIAKHGATCWLVNTGWTGGAYGTGQRMPIKATRALLTAALDGSLSKVEFRKDPNFGFDVPVDVPGVPEVLLDPRRTWGDTEGYDAQAEKLVKMFADNFEQYLPHIDDDVKAAAIG
- a CDS encoding class I SAM-dependent methyltransferase, which translates into the protein MHPDSKFWTKLAEKYAARPISDMEAYEQTLNRIRAHLPPDARVLELGCGTGGTAERLAADVKTYIATDFSEGMIAQAHLRTVPDNVEFRVADVFDPVFEAGSFDAVIALNLLHLVPDTHQVYARVQHLLKPGGVFISKTPCIGERDLGFKFGLLKRAIPIMQWLGKAPFVRFLSRDDMDQEITTAGFRIVETGNYPVRPPNHFVVAHST
- the pheT gene encoding phenylalanine--tRNA ligase subunit beta, producing the protein MKFTLSWLKDHLETDASVAEIADALTDLGLEVEEIINPGERLSEFTIGKVLKAEQHPDADRLRVCQVMTDEGETQIICGAPNAREGITVVIAKPGVYVPGIDTTIGVGKIRGIESFGMMCSEREMELSEEHDGIIELPSGEIGERFIDWLADNDPVKVDPVIDIAITPNRPDALGVRGIALDLAARGLGTMNEAPSAKVEGQFPCPITVTIDEDTCENGCFVFAGRLIRNVKNVPSPQWLQDRLRTIGLRPISALVDITNFFTYDRNRPLHVFDADKVKGNLRVHRAEGGETLVGLDEKEYTFSAGQVVISDDDGIESIGGIMGGLETGCTEETTNVFLEAAVWDHIQIAHTGRALKINSDARYRNERGIDPAFNMEGHELATQMILDLCGGEPSNVVVAGDIPDVSRAYRLDAARVQSLVGMDIPEAEQRQTLTRLGFKLEGNMAHVPSWRPDILGEADLVEEVARIASLTKLEGKPMSRAQAGVPKAILSPAQKRERTARRTAAALGYNECVTYSFIDQASATLFGGGSDATMLANPISSEMSHMRPALLPGLLQAAARNQARGAMDLALFEVGHAFHGGEPEEQHLQVCGLLVGRTGPKDVHGASRPVDLYDAKADAEAVLSALGAPAKVQILRGAREWWHPGRHGMICLGPKKALGVFGELHPKVLREMDVKGPAVGFTLWPQEIPMPRNAGASRGAMQISDLQAVERDFAFVVDTDVEALTLVNAAAGADKALIEDVRVFDEFIGGSLGDGKKSLAITVRLQPSETTLKDADIEAVSAKIVEKVVKATGGVLRG